A genomic segment from Flavobacterium litorale encodes:
- a CDS encoding T9SS type B sorting domain-containing protein produces MKVFKFLLIVFLFCSSVTRGQLADFGLQVTATDETCLSNGSLTFTTTNLTPGSEVIYKVYLLPNVSSPISISVDNYLGGLSAGSYKVEVIQALGEFSNSQQQQVVINENIIPFDFSVSSSEQNCSGGGDIAVNVTSGVASSYEIISGTEVRPLQISNVFSGLPSGTYNVRAFNNCGVGVVRTYILSIEASELTISEPSYSDDPVTICDSIVVNHVINASSGTIGYPLSVHYRLNTLDIDGNEMVINQTYTNGPEDQLEISAVMPRYIQNSYNYDIEVTDNCNEVFESNDNVVDPSLALSLTTSDAPCADKYLVVDVGRFYNSFTLQFLSVPEDFDPVSYNANVNSSFTNGHIEFGSASNPVPFGNYVVQITDECGRVATKSIMIELEIPSPNIAARNNGCFSEFGRIRLNVTDTNLVSAIIMAAPDTYENALPQDVTSNINSVGTLVLNDLPIGFYTIQFTDECGFFREETIEVPPFVERNFTESTLPSCEAGFGSVLLRSRNGHLTEVIITNAPAALNQSLPYNASFNIASGRFYMGNLPEGNYTFQATDICGIMHDMVVEIEGYNPPSENSFEFTPNCGSFSVKVTDESNGIEGANYWLQKLDEETGNWVHPRTGVVYTEGSIPNDETGIKFRNDKRRNNLKFEGTFRMIKKFETYSSGSSENTICISELGQFEYNDEFSVGSAFTLACVGEPNDVYIEAVGYNLTYKIIKKDGEPFTIDNGDSNIFKNLEPAIYVFSVEDDCGNIITQWLNFQELPSIAEAVQPTDMLVCGEPGGLRISEFHLTAQNEQILGPLYSAMYTITYHLTQEDADNAVNALPEYYTNLTNGQTIYVRLIHNEIDLCYSTTSFKLFVGDYQEPRIVTTGTVCDDIELMLTADAGYSSYLWSNGETTRSIFVTEPGTYSVIVEKAYGTEMCDGFTEIEVKASEKPEIVKIETADWTEDSNTITVYVDGNGTYEYSVDGANYQESNVFENLPAGVYDVFVRDASGCGKDKQEVVLMYYPKYFTPNGDGVNEKWYIKHAITEPNFEVSIYDRYGKHITTLSSTSDGWDGTLQGAALPSTDYWFVAVREDGREFRGHFSMVR; encoded by the coding sequence ATGAAAGTATTTAAGTTTTTATTAATCGTATTTTTATTTTGTTCTTCTGTAACAAGAGGTCAATTAGCTGATTTTGGTTTACAAGTTACTGCTACTGATGAAACTTGTTTGAGCAATGGTAGTTTAACTTTTACAACTACCAATTTAACTCCTGGTTCTGAGGTAATATATAAGGTGTATTTATTACCCAATGTTTCGTCCCCTATCTCTATTTCTGTAGATAATTATTTAGGAGGTTTATCAGCAGGTAGTTATAAAGTAGAGGTAATACAGGCCTTAGGAGAATTTTCTAATTCTCAGCAGCAGCAGGTTGTTATTAACGAGAATATTATTCCATTTGATTTTTCAGTTTCATCTTCGGAACAAAATTGCTCAGGGGGTGGTGATATTGCTGTTAATGTAACTTCAGGTGTTGCTTCTAGCTATGAAATTATATCGGGTACTGAGGTAAGACCTTTACAGATATCTAATGTCTTTTCTGGATTGCCATCGGGAACTTATAACGTTAGAGCCTTTAACAATTGCGGTGTTGGTGTGGTGCGTACTTATATTTTAAGTATTGAGGCTTCGGAACTTACTATATCAGAACCTTCATATTCTGACGATCCTGTAACAATCTGCGATTCTATTGTAGTTAATCACGTTATTAATGCCTCGTCAGGTACTATTGGTTATCCATTATCAGTACATTACAGATTAAACACTCTAGATATTGATGGTAATGAGATGGTTATTAACCAAACGTATACCAATGGTCCTGAGGATCAGTTAGAAATTTCTGCTGTAATGCCACGTTATATACAAAATTCTTATAATTATGATATTGAAGTTACTGATAATTGTAATGAAGTATTTGAGAGTAATGATAATGTTGTAGATCCATCTTTAGCACTTTCATTAACTACATCAGATGCTCCTTGTGCAGATAAGTATTTGGTTGTTGATGTAGGTAGATTTTATAACTCATTTACGCTTCAATTTTTAAGTGTTCCTGAAGATTTTGATCCTGTATCGTACAACGCTAACGTTAACAGTAGTTTTACTAACGGACATATTGAGTTTGGTAGTGCATCAAACCCAGTTCCTTTCGGAAATTACGTAGTACAAATTACTGATGAATGTGGGCGTGTTGCCACAAAGTCGATTATGATAGAATTAGAAATTCCTTCACCAAATATAGCTGCACGAAACAATGGTTGTTTTTCAGAATTTGGTAGAATCAGACTGAATGTAACTGATACTAATTTGGTTAGTGCTATAATAATGGCAGCTCCTGATACTTATGAGAATGCTTTACCGCAAGATGTAACTTCTAATATAAATAGTGTTGGTACTTTAGTATTAAATGATTTACCAATTGGGTTTTATACAATTCAATTTACAGACGAGTGTGGTTTCTTTCGTGAAGAAACTATAGAAGTACCACCTTTTGTAGAAAGAAATTTTACAGAATCAACATTACCATCATGTGAGGCAGGTTTCGGCTCTGTATTGTTAAGAAGCCGTAATGGTCATCTAACTGAGGTTATAATTACAAATGCACCAGCAGCATTAAACCAGTCATTACCTTATAATGCTAGTTTTAACATTGCTTCGGGCAGATTTTACATGGGTAACCTACCAGAAGGTAACTACACCTTTCAAGCTACAGATATTTGTGGAATTATGCACGATATGGTTGTGGAGATAGAAGGATACAATCCACCATCAGAAAATAGTTTTGAATTTACTCCTAACTGTGGTTCGTTTTCAGTTAAAGTTACTGATGAGAGTAACGGTATTGAGGGAGCAAATTATTGGTTACAAAAGTTGGATGAAGAAACAGGAAATTGGGTACACCCACGTACGGGTGTAGTGTATACAGAAGGTAGTATTCCTAATGATGAAACAGGGATAAAATTTAGAAACGATAAACGAAGAAACAATCTTAAGTTTGAAGGTACTTTTAGGATGATTAAAAAATTCGAAACCTATAGTAGTGGTAGCTCAGAAAATACAATTTGTATTAGTGAGTTAGGACAGTTTGAATACAACGATGAATTCTCTGTAGGTAGTGCATTTACCTTAGCATGTGTTGGAGAACCAAATGATGTATATATTGAAGCCGTTGGATATAACTTAACATATAAAATTATTAAAAAGGACGGTGAACCATTTACTATAGATAATGGGGATAGTAATATTTTTAAAAATTTGGAGCCTGCAATATATGTATTTAGTGTAGAAGACGATTGTGGAAATATTATTACACAATGGTTAAACTTCCAAGAGCTACCTTCTATTGCAGAGGCAGTACAACCTACAGATATGCTGGTGTGTGGCGAGCCAGGCGGACTAAGAATAAGCGAGTTCCATTTAACTGCTCAAAACGAACAAATTTTAGGGCCATTATATAGTGCTATGTACACAATTACATATCACTTAACACAAGAAGATGCTGATAATGCTGTAAACGCACTACCAGAATATTATACTAACTTAACTAATGGGCAAACAATATATGTACGATTAATACATAACGAAATTGACCTTTGTTACAGTACTACATCATTTAAGTTATTTGTGGGTGATTACCAAGAGCCAAGAATTGTAACTACAGGTACAGTATGTGATGATATTGAACTTATGTTAACTGCAGATGCTGGTTATAGTAGTTACCTTTGGTCTAACGGGGAAACTACAAGAAGTATTTTTGTAACAGAGCCAGGTACATACTCTGTAATCGTAGAGAAAGCTTACGGTACTGAAATGTGTGATGGTTTTACTGAAATAGAGGTAAAAGCATCTGAAAAACCTGAAATTGTAAAAATTGAAACAGCAGACTGGACTGAAGATAGTAATACAATAACGGTTTATGTAGACGGAAATGGTACCTACGAATACTCTGTAGATGGAGCAAATTATCAAGAGAGCAATGTGTTTGAAAACCTACCAGCAGGTGTTTATGATGTATTTGTTAGAGATGCATCAGGTTGTGGAAAAGATAAACAAGAAGTAGTATTAATGTATTACCCTAAATACTTTACACCTAACGGAGACGGGGTAAACGAAAAATGGTACATAAAACATGCTATTACCGAACCTAATTTTGAAGTGAGTATTTACGACCGTTATGGCAAACACATAACAACATTAAGCTCTACAAGCGATGGTTGGGATGGCACATTACAAGGTGCAGCTTTACCCTCTACAGATTACTGGTTTGTAGCTGTAAGAGAAGATGGTAGAGAGTTTAGAGGACACTTTTCTATGGTTAGATAA
- a CDS encoding DUF4268 domain-containing protein — protein sequence MFSKAEAQAMKKDFWTTFANTYSRKWLLYNTKIKDVTFKFYVDNKKAMVLLDIEPKEEHKRKIYFEKIVSLQQLLLDDFLPDAVLEENYYLENGKVISRVWVEKTGISLYNQKSWASIFEFFYEKMDAFERFFYEYEDYIRGLEINT from the coding sequence ATGTTTAGTAAGGCTGAAGCGCAAGCGATGAAAAAAGATTTTTGGACTACGTTTGCCAATACATACTCCAGAAAGTGGCTATTATACAATACTAAAATTAAAGATGTTACTTTTAAATTTTACGTTGATAATAAAAAAGCAATGGTTTTGCTGGATATTGAACCTAAAGAGGAGCACAAACGAAAAATTTATTTTGAAAAGATAGTATCGTTACAGCAACTTTTATTGGACGATTTTTTACCTGATGCTGTTTTAGAGGAAAATTATTATCTTGAAAATGGTAAGGTAATAAGCCGTGTGTGGGTAGAAAAAACAGGGATTAGTTTGTACAACCAGAAATCGTGGGCTAGCATTTTCGAGTTTTTCTATGAGAAAATGGATGCTTTTGAACGCTTTTTTTACGAGTACGAAGATTATATAAGAGGCCTTGAGATTAATACATAA
- a CDS encoding NUDIX hydrolase, translated as MQFTDFLKYIPKIQKEQLPAVAAHSKMAPKGRLVSQSSDYYKTKNPKESAVMMLLYPQDGNTHLTLIKRNTYPGVHSAQISFPGGKVEPKDNDLKATALRETCEEVGVSPSEVDVIMPFSEIYIPPSNFIVHPYLGLAPNTPNFVPDATEVAEIIALPLDVFLDDAIVVNKTMTTSYATNINVPGFKVQQHFVWGATAMIMSELKETIKNVL; from the coding sequence ATGCAGTTTACCGATTTTTTAAAATACATACCAAAAATACAAAAAGAACAATTACCCGCAGTTGCAGCACACAGTAAAATGGCTCCAAAAGGTAGGCTTGTCTCTCAATCTTCAGACTATTACAAAACCAAAAATCCTAAAGAATCAGCCGTAATGATGCTGCTCTATCCACAAGATGGTAACACCCATCTTACATTAATAAAACGGAATACATATCCAGGAGTTCATTCGGCTCAAATTTCTTTTCCAGGAGGTAAAGTAGAGCCAAAGGATAACGACTTAAAAGCTACTGCACTTAGGGAAACTTGTGAAGAAGTTGGCGTATCACCGTCTGAAGTAGATGTAATAATGCCTTTTTCAGAAATTTATATACCCCCAAGCAATTTTATAGTACACCCGTATTTAGGGTTAGCCCCAAACACTCCTAATTTTGTACCCGATGCTACAGAAGTTGCCGAAATTATAGCATTGCCTTTAGATGTTTTTTTGGATGATGCTATAGTAGTAAATAAAACCATGACAACGTCGTACGCCACAAATATTAACGTACCAGGCTTTAAAGTACAGCAACATTTTGTTTGGGGAGCTACTGCCATGATTATGAGTGAGCTTAAAGAAACTATAAAAAACGTGCTATAA
- a CDS encoding lysophospholipid acyltransferase family protein, with product MGLFKRNPFGHILFLKKWLIRTFGIITHRRYRGFNELHIEGSEIIRALPDRNVLFISNHQTYFADVVAMFHVFNASLKGRGDSIKNVGYLWQPKLNIYYVAAKETMKSGLLPRILAYAGAITVERTWRAKGKEVQRDVNPNDTENIKVALEDGWVITFPQGTTKPFKPIRKGTAHIIKQHKPIVVPIVIDGFRRSFDKKGLRMKKKGILQSFIVKEPLEIDYENESIESIVEKVEYAIEQHPSFLKVIPTEVLEAQEELNKKRQWDY from the coding sequence ATGGGGTTATTTAAAAGAAATCCTTTCGGACATATACTCTTCCTTAAAAAATGGCTAATACGCACTTTTGGTATCATTACACATAGGCGTTATAGGGGGTTTAATGAGTTGCATATAGAAGGTTCCGAAATTATACGAGCGTTACCTGATAGAAATGTACTCTTTATATCCAACCACCAAACCTATTTTGCCGATGTTGTTGCCATGTTTCATGTTTTTAATGCCAGTTTAAAAGGGCGTGGCGACTCTATAAAAAACGTAGGTTACCTTTGGCAACCAAAACTCAATATATATTATGTAGCTGCTAAGGAGACTATGAAATCGGGCTTATTGCCTAGAATATTAGCCTATGCAGGTGCTATAACAGTAGAGCGTACTTGGCGGGCAAAGGGTAAAGAAGTACAGCGCGATGTAAACCCTAACGATACCGAAAACATAAAAGTAGCCCTAGAAGATGGTTGGGTAATAACATTTCCGCAAGGTACAACCAAGCCTTTTAAACCCATCCGAAAAGGAACCGCGCACATAATAAAGCAACATAAACCTATAGTAGTACCCATTGTTATAGATGGTTTTCGTCGTTCGTTTGATAAAAAAGGGTTACGAATGAAAAAGAAAGGAATACTACAATCATTTATTGTAAAAGAGCCACTAGAAATTGACTACGAAAACGAAAGTATAGAGTCTATAGTCGAAAAGGTGGAGTATGCTATAGAGCAGCATCCTTCCTTTTTAAAAGTAATCCCCACAGAGGTACTCGAGGCACAAGAAGAACTCAATAAAAAACGCCAATGGGATTATTAA
- a CDS encoding T9SS type A sorting domain-containing protein, translating to MRKYIKQIILYNLLLVTSAISAQEQTRLCAIGSFEIGLTPQFNFTEKSNLSTTTCNYDVSTDTDIPIASITGVNNFSDKVTIVDNDATISGGNDPDLFAQQPSVAVPRVADGAKAIKLNDNTTGLGDKSVTSMNFAFEVTNPVISFKYSLVATNPIGLPNNELPRFIVNLVDGANGNSIDGFCLTVDPNDSELQSTGTTSNDLLYSGWQCVTFEIDTTTATYPQGVNLQFIVIDDAKGLGFNSVYIDSICDGPCCPDCPDITLPVGTGMIDEQEAEICIYASNAITGTGSAIYHAGTEVVLETGFEALEGTKDRFYIEGCTGSFALRPGNSNNLGNETDTTPQILDDAESGFKVYPNPTQNQLTITISNDVAPSKVSLYSVDGKLILQTKPSSTNNNYTIDIGSISKGIYILSVETTDGNITSTKVVKN from the coding sequence ATGAGAAAATATATAAAACAAATTATACTATACAATCTGTTACTTGTTACAAGTGCTATTTCTGCTCAAGAACAGACACGATTATGTGCTATAGGTAGTTTTGAGATAGGGCTAACTCCCCAATTTAACTTTACTGAAAAATCAAATTTAAGTACTACCACTTGTAATTATGATGTTTCTACGGATACCGACATTCCTATAGCCAGCATAACAGGGGTCAATAATTTTTCTGATAAAGTTACTATTGTAGATAATGATGCGACTATTTCGGGAGGTAACGACCCAGATCTTTTTGCTCAGCAGCCCTCTGTTGCTGTGCCTAGAGTGGCAGATGGCGCTAAAGCTATAAAGTTAAACGATAATACAACAGGCTTAGGTGATAAGAGTGTTACTTCGATGAATTTTGCCTTTGAAGTAACAAATCCTGTAATAAGTTTTAAATATTCACTCGTTGCAACAAACCCTATTGGCTTACCTAATAATGAGCTACCTAGATTCATTGTAAATTTGGTTGATGGAGCAAATGGAAACTCAATTGATGGATTCTGCTTAACGGTAGACCCAAACGATAGTGAACTACAAAGTACAGGTACTACATCTAACGACTTACTATATAGTGGCTGGCAATGTGTTACTTTTGAAATTGATACTACTACTGCTACCTATCCTCAAGGAGTTAATCTTCAATTTATTGTTATAGATGATGCTAAGGGGCTTGGATTTAATTCAGTTTATATTGATAGTATCTGTGATGGACCATGTTGTCCTGATTGTCCTGATATAACTTTACCTGTTGGTACTGGTATGATTGATGAACAAGAAGCTGAAATATGTATATACGCAAGCAATGCTATTACAGGAACAGGCTCGGCTATTTATCATGCAGGTACAGAAGTTGTACTTGAAACTGGTTTTGAAGCACTAGAAGGTACAAAAGATAGATTTTATATTGAGGGTTGTACAGGTAGTTTTGCATTACGACCAGGCAACTCAAATAATTTAGGAAACGAAACAGACACTACTCCACAAATATTGGATGATGCTGAGAGTGGTTTTAAAGTATATCCTAATCCTACACAAAATCAGCTTACTATAACAATATCAAACGATGTTGCGCCAAGTAAAGTAAGCCTATATTCAGTAGATGGTAAATTAATACTACAAACAAAACCAAGTAGTACCAATAATAATTATACAATTGATATTGGTTCAATTTCAAAAGGTATATATATACTATCTGTTGAAACTACAGATGGAAATATTACATCTACTAAAGTGGTAAAAAATTAG
- a CDS encoding TonB-dependent receptor domain-containing protein: MKFIITAILLFFTFGLFAQNETVKDTVQEIREELDEVVIGKKKKAVERKADRTIFNFSDQAYLNSGSLMEGLKKLPGLIISDVAGMLYQGKQLQVFMDGRPLNIYSDELNAYLEGLPANAIEKVEIITNPGAEFQATSGGAIINIITSKKAKKYLSATYSNGYRYTNYDKSRNRFNNSLTLSAANRLFSWQVQGGQSYTESYRESKFVSPDEILSENYSDRTNRFYYLQTGLKFDFGKDRLLINYDINTNNNSTDVDAIGAGFVASDASKSESFYHDVMLTYQKRFEDPFKKLNFRFNFNDNDSNFNLDSKINDTTVLDNDSDQNFYLFTTDYSQQIDFLDNTKISAGGLADHLDFNATSFDIENLDYTRTTLAAYTEVQTMYKKFEVILGGRLESYDIKGNTDTDDLIPFNQTRFFPNATVQYKLTSQIFFKANYNKKINLPNTASLNPNNTRYQNPNLGFFGDPNLEPTIFDNYEIQFNAFEYFFIGYSVTEASNQIINRVISTENGAASISENLPEVTIRNFNFGIPLPYMLFTKGLKKTLEFDFNPDEINFMYIYAGSQKHVIPGINTKSIWSVNLMSQLILPKKVKFVANYNTSNTGGNFYYYRSERPLNQHLDLTFSRKFLSDNLSVSIYANDVFNTNRQQFTIVDTDFTYTSSYDSRRIGISLSYKIPTKNKLAKEEANMLNDTMKQEDNKIGN; encoded by the coding sequence ATGAAGTTTATTATTACAGCCATCCTACTCTTTTTTACCTTTGGTTTATTTGCTCAAAACGAAACTGTTAAAGATACTGTTCAGGAAATAAGGGAGGAACTGGATGAAGTTGTAATTGGTAAAAAGAAAAAAGCGGTAGAACGAAAAGCGGATAGAACCATTTTTAACTTTTCAGACCAAGCCTATTTAAACTCAGGGTCTTTAATGGAGGGGCTTAAAAAGTTACCTGGACTTATAATTTCTGATGTAGCTGGAATGCTATACCAAGGTAAGCAACTACAGGTATTTATGGACGGACGCCCATTAAATATCTATTCTGATGAGCTTAATGCTTACTTGGAAGGATTGCCCGCCAATGCTATCGAAAAAGTAGAAATTATAACAAACCCTGGTGCCGAATTTCAGGCCACGTCTGGCGGAGCTATTATTAATATAATAACCTCCAAAAAAGCAAAAAAATACCTAAGCGCCACCTATTCTAACGGATATAGGTATACCAATTACGACAAATCTAGAAATCGATTTAATAATAGCCTTACACTAAGTGCCGCAAACAGATTATTTAGTTGGCAAGTACAAGGAGGGCAAAGCTATACCGAAAGTTACCGAGAAAGTAAATTTGTTAGTCCTGACGAAATACTCTCAGAAAATTATTCTGATAGAACCAATCGTTTTTATTACTTACAAACAGGGTTAAAGTTTGATTTTGGAAAAGACCGACTTTTAATCAACTACGATATCAATACCAATAACAATAGTACCGATGTAGATGCTATAGGTGCTGGCTTTGTGGCAAGCGATGCGAGTAAATCTGAAAGTTTTTACCACGATGTAATGCTTACCTACCAAAAACGCTTTGAAGACCCTTTTAAAAAATTAAATTTCCGATTTAATTTTAATGATAATGATAGTAATTTTAATTTGGACTCTAAAATTAACGATACTACTGTTTTAGATAATGACAGCGATCAAAATTTTTATTTGTTTACAACGGATTATTCACAACAAATAGATTTTTTAGATAACACAAAAATTAGTGCTGGAGGATTAGCAGACCATTTGGATTTTAACGCAACAAGCTTTGACATAGAAAACCTAGATTATACAAGGACTACTTTAGCCGCTTATACTGAAGTACAGACTATGTATAAAAAATTTGAAGTAATACTGGGTGGGCGTTTAGAATCGTATGATATTAAAGGAAATACGGATACCGATGATTTAATTCCTTTTAATCAGACACGCTTTTTCCCAAACGCAACAGTTCAATACAAATTAACATCACAAATTTTCTTTAAAGCCAACTACAACAAAAAAATAAACCTACCCAACACGGCATCTTTAAATCCGAATAACACGCGCTATCAAAACCCAAATCTGGGCTTTTTTGGTGACCCAAACCTAGAACCCACTATTTTTGACAATTACGAAATACAATTTAATGCTTTCGAATATTTTTTTATAGGATACTCCGTAACCGAAGCTAGCAATCAAATTATAAACCGAGTTATTAGTACCGAGAATGGTGCAGCTAGTATTTCTGAAAATTTGCCCGAAGTTACCATTCGTAACTTTAATTTTGGTATCCCCCTACCCTATATGCTATTTACAAAAGGGCTTAAAAAAACCTTAGAGTTCGATTTTAACCCTGATGAAATTAACTTTATGTACATATATGCTGGAAGCCAAAAACACGTAATACCAGGTATTAATACAAAGAGTATTTGGAGTGTTAACCTAATGTCGCAACTTATTTTACCCAAAAAAGTAAAATTTGTAGCCAACTACAATACATCCAACACAGGGGGTAACTTTTATTATTACAGATCGGAAAGACCACTTAACCAACATTTGGACTTGACCTTTTCCAGAAAATTTTTATCTGATAATCTATCTGTTTCTATATATGCAAACGATGTTTTTAATACCAACAGGCAACAATTTACAATTGTAGATACTGATTTTACGTATACGAGTAGTTACGATTCCAGAAGGATTGGTATTTCATTAAGCTATAAAATACCCACTAAAAACAAATTAGCAAAAGAAGAAGCAAACATGCTAAACGATACTATGAAGCAAGAAGATAATAAAATTGGCAATTAA
- a CDS encoding TraB/GumN family protein: MIQKIITGFILFIVTACFAQETENSLLWKISGNGITQPSYLYGTIHITCDATLNENVLKALDDTTQLYLELDMDDPSLQAEMMKTMMMKDGTKMSTLASAEDFEIVNKFLQETLGMSAKMMDQFKPSMVNMMLLPKMIDCPMQSVEGELMKVTSEQNEEVYGLETVKAQMEALDAIPYDEQMEELVKTAKDNMAADKKKFKKMMAIYDSKDLNAIMEFMKAEENKMYGDHSEALLDNRNKSWIATIEKVAKTTPTFFGVGAAHLPGNNGVIKLLQQQGYKVEAVK; the protein is encoded by the coding sequence ATGATACAAAAAATAATTACAGGATTTATACTGTTTATAGTAACAGCCTGCTTTGCACAAGAAACAGAGAATAGCCTACTATGGAAAATATCGGGTAATGGCATTACACAACCATCGTACCTGTACGGCACCATACACATAACCTGCGATGCTACTTTAAATGAAAACGTACTTAAAGCGCTAGACGATACCACACAACTTTACTTAGAGCTGGATATGGACGACCCATCGTTACAAGCTGAGATGATGAAAACAATGATGATGAAAGATGGTACTAAAATGAGTACCCTTGCTAGCGCAGAAGATTTTGAGATTGTAAATAAATTTTTACAAGAAACGCTCGGAATGTCTGCAAAAATGATGGATCAGTTTAAACCCTCCATGGTTAATATGATGCTATTACCAAAAATGATTGATTGCCCAATGCAGTCTGTAGAAGGTGAACTGATGAAAGTTACTAGTGAGCAGAACGAAGAGGTATATGGGTTGGAAACCGTTAAAGCACAAATGGAAGCCTTAGATGCAATACCCTACGACGAACAAATGGAAGAGCTAGTAAAAACAGCTAAGGATAACATGGCTGCCGATAAAAAGAAATTCAAGAAAATGATGGCTATTTATGATAGCAAAGATTTAAATGCTATTATGGAATTTATGAAGGCAGAAGAAAACAAAATGTATGGCGACCACAGCGAGGCATTACTCGATAACCGTAATAAAAGCTGGATTGCTACAATAGAAAAAGTTGCCAAAACCACACCAACCTTTTTTGGCGTAGGTGCTGCACACTTACCTGGCAATAATGGTGTTATAAAATTATTGCAACAGCAAGGATATAAGGTAGAAGCTGTAAAATAA
- a CDS encoding RNA polymerase sigma factor translates to MDSVMEKSFVQQLQENQNLIHKICRLYTDSEDAHKDLFQEITIQLWKAYPKFRGDSKFTTWAYRVGLNTAITLYRKKSRSINTIEFNNTIHKINQEDYDYEEEEHLKLLYQAVHQLNDIDKALVFMYLEDKDYSEIAETLGISEVNARVKMNRIKGKLKKILNP, encoded by the coding sequence ATGGATTCAGTAATGGAGAAATCTTTTGTGCAACAACTTCAGGAAAATCAGAACCTGATACACAAAATTTGTAGGCTCTACACAGATAGTGAAGATGCTCATAAAGACCTTTTCCAAGAAATTACCATACAACTCTGGAAAGCATACCCAAAGTTTAGGGGCGACTCTAAATTTACTACTTGGGCATACCGCGTAGGGCTTAATACTGCTATTACATTATACCGAAAAAAGAGCCGTAGCATAAATACAATAGAGTTTAACAATACGATACACAAAATAAACCAAGAGGATTATGACTATGAGGAGGAGGAGCATTTAAAACTACTGTACCAAGCGGTACACCAACTAAACGATATTGATAAAGCTTTGGTATTTATGTACCTAGAGGATAAAGACTATAGCGAAATTGCTGAAACACTAGGTATAAGCGAAGTAAATGCCAGAGTAAAAATGAATAGAATAAAAGGAAAATTGAAAAAAATACTAAATCCGTAA